The following proteins are co-located in the Haloplanus sp. HW8-1 genome:
- a CDS encoding nucleotidyltransferase family protein: MQGHRRSDPSFAGPRSRSIIARIEDDLSGGTRFETDDAMDRADLEPALDANKLSRELLGDECGEGARTDADHRKARRERLERVTEALVAADVSFAAIKNLKAPYAMMSDVDLLVPDPGDHAVAARVLAERDYEFYRFRLLAHPRKMMAKRSARDPRPVDIYPDAMWIRKVVCDPESVVVRAESAPPREPSPADDLYLVATHAYSHLSVTLAELVHGVAVVEGSDVEWSRLVEQADQYGCRDALLAYVYPLDWYLRASGREPIPEDVVEALETGPVAGAVRRWWDGLEPPVEFPVQFPLHLPTVLSAAHHLPRIARTRSLRTAYKDLQSHALTLGSMLVRGEA; the protein is encoded by the coding sequence ATGCAGGGGCACCGCCGAAGCGATCCGTCTTTCGCCGGTCCGCGATCCCGGTCGATCATCGCGCGGATCGAAGACGATCTGAGCGGCGGGACCCGTTTCGAAACGGACGACGCGATGGACCGTGCGGACCTCGAACCCGCACTCGACGCGAACAAACTCTCGCGGGAACTGCTCGGAGACGAGTGCGGCGAGGGCGCGCGGACCGACGCCGACCACCGAAAGGCACGTCGGGAACGGCTCGAACGAGTCACCGAGGCGCTCGTCGCCGCCGACGTCTCGTTCGCCGCGATCAAGAACCTCAAAGCACCGTACGCGATGATGAGCGACGTGGACCTGCTCGTTCCGGACCCCGGGGATCACGCGGTCGCGGCGCGGGTCCTCGCCGAGCGGGACTACGAATTCTACCGGTTTCGCTTACTCGCCCATCCGCGGAAGATGATGGCCAAACGGTCCGCCCGCGATCCACGTCCCGTCGACATCTACCCGGACGCGATGTGGATCCGAAAGGTGGTCTGTGACCCCGAATCCGTCGTCGTCAGGGCGGAGTCGGCTCCCCCACGGGAGCCGTCACCGGCCGACGACCTCTATCTCGTCGCCACACACGCCTACTCCCACCTCTCGGTGACGCTCGCAGAACTCGTCCACGGTGTGGCGGTCGTCGAGGGTTCGGACGTGGAGTGGTCGCGACTCGTCGAGCAGGCCGATCAATACGGCTGCCGGGACGCCCTGCTGGCCTACGTCTACCCCCTCGATTGGTACCTCCGAGCGAGCGGCCGCGAACCGATACCGGAAGACGTCGTCGAGGCGCTCGAAACGGGACCCGTCGCCGGGGCGGTCCGTCGATGGTGGGACGGGCTCGAACCCCCGGTTGAGTTTCCCGTACAGTTTCCCCTCCACTTGCCGACCGTGCTCTCGGCGGCCCACCACTTGCCGCGGATCGCTCGAACTCGATCGCTCCGAACGGCGTACAAGGATCTCCAGTCCCACGCACTCACGCTGGGATCGATGCTCGTCAGGGGGGAAGCCTGA
- a CDS encoding Gfo/Idh/MocA family protein: MDLESCWRSGAGGGAVSVGVVGAGSITEMAHLPILSNIPDADISYVADIDAGRARRLAREYGTDHVDVSDPADLPRTDALLLAIPVGVRDDYYEMIRDRNRDLAVFSEKPFATTTAEHERWSDSATRILCNYMRTEYSSTRQLGRIVEEGLFGAVESITITESYVGATGIPTDHYRTNTDLSGGGVLAERGGHTLSQLVHLLDEGTLSLEDCTFVTDDGLDVAVDAALTATASGKEVDISYRITRLDRIETALAMECADATVRVDHTDADTRLSVLPPEEQQPAFELAPDGEWATSWSQAIYLRWRRFLDGAGEKTDRDRETGYPVTALIERMYEDGTVRRRIDA; encoded by the coding sequence ATGGATCTCGAGTCTTGCTGGCGCTCCGGCGCCGGAGGCGGGGCCGTCTCGGTCGGCGTCGTCGGTGCCGGCTCGATCACCGAGATGGCGCATCTCCCGATCCTCTCGAACATCCCGGACGCCGATATTTCGTACGTGGCGGACATCGACGCTGGACGCGCCCGACGGCTGGCACGGGAGTACGGAACGGACCACGTTGACGTCTCCGATCCGGCCGACCTTCCCCGGACGGACGCACTCCTTCTCGCGATCCCCGTGGGAGTCAGAGACGACTATTACGAGATGATCCGGGACCGGAATCGGGACCTCGCGGTGTTCTCCGAGAAGCCATTCGCAACGACGACGGCGGAACACGAGCGGTGGAGCGACAGTGCGACCCGCATCCTCTGTAACTACATGCGGACCGAATACAGTTCGACGCGACAGTTGGGACGGATCGTCGAGGAGGGCCTCTTCGGTGCGGTCGAATCGATCACGATCACCGAGTCGTACGTGGGTGCGACCGGCATTCCGACCGACCATTACCGTACGAACACCGATCTGAGCGGCGGCGGCGTTCTGGCCGAACGAGGAGGGCACACGCTTAGCCAGTTGGTTCACCTCCTCGACGAGGGAACGCTCTCGCTCGAGGACTGTACGTTCGTCACCGACGACGGTCTCGACGTGGCCGTCGACGCCGCGTTGACGGCGACGGCCAGCGGGAAAGAGGTCGACATCTCGTATCGGATCACCCGTCTCGACCGCATCGAGACGGCGCTGGCGATGGAGTGTGCGGACGCGACGGTCCGAGTCGACCACACGGATGCCGACACACGGCTCTCGGTGTTGCCCCCGGAGGAACAACAGCCCGCGTTCGAACTGGCACCGGACGGCGAGTGGGCGACGTCGTGGTCGCAGGCGATCTACCTCCGCTGGCGACGGTTCCTCGATGGAGCGGGGGAGAAGACGGACCGTGACCGCGAAACCGGCTATCCCGTGACGGCTCTGATCGAACGTATGTACGAGGATGGAACCGTTCGGAGGCGGATCGACGCGTGA
- a CDS encoding NAD-dependent epimerase/dehydratase family protein — MNIAIIGANSAVGTELSVLLDRRGHDVLPVVRNRLAASFLRQFEFDVELADFSDPDPKTSVLDTADVVVVAARAGDDNLRVRSRTNRRLITNAVRATPRDGAVVFFSSISALGRELHGSQMDTVPGIRNYIYEKREAEGTFRDECDRLGKSGYTFRLGHVFGANQERTRDIGRTGKTTDPLAVTVDPNAPSNVVSTATVAESIVACGRHTAEPGRYTVVNDPQWSWDHVLRCYVAPGTTIRYFEPDTAESSGRLRQVIDVGWSLLERIGGDRLYPLRVRLPERIESYALAKGKREYVGTQIADLRQGRERDLHLSIFEHDPVRPESVTDTPSMAEIVGEEREMADAFDFPGVAPSPPDR; from the coding sequence GTGAACATCGCAATCATCGGTGCCAACAGCGCCGTGGGGACCGAACTCTCGGTTCTGCTGGACAGGCGCGGTCACGACGTACTTCCGGTCGTCAGAAACCGACTGGCGGCGTCGTTTCTCCGCCAGTTCGAGTTCGACGTCGAGCTGGCGGACTTCTCCGATCCGGATCCGAAGACGTCCGTGCTCGATACCGCCGACGTCGTCGTGGTGGCGGCACGGGCCGGTGACGACAACCTGCGTGTGCGATCACGGACGAATCGACGACTGATCACGAACGCCGTTCGGGCGACACCGAGGGACGGTGCCGTCGTTTTCTTCAGTTCCATCTCTGCACTGGGGCGCGAACTCCACGGATCACAGATGGATACCGTTCCGGGGATCCGGAACTACATCTACGAGAAACGGGAAGCGGAAGGAACGTTTCGGGACGAATGCGATCGCCTAGGGAAATCGGGATACACGTTCCGACTCGGACACGTCTTCGGCGCCAACCAGGAACGGACCCGGGACATCGGTCGAACCGGGAAGACGACCGATCCACTCGCGGTCACGGTCGATCCGAACGCACCCTCGAACGTCGTCAGTACCGCGACGGTGGCCGAATCCATCGTGGCGTGCGGACGGCACACGGCCGAGCCCGGCCGGTACACGGTCGTCAACGATCCTCAGTGGTCGTGGGATCACGTGCTCCGCTGTTACGTCGCACCGGGGACGACGATCCGGTATTTCGAGCCGGATACAGCGGAGTCGTCCGGACGGCTCCGGCAGGTGATCGATGTCGGCTGGAGCCTCCTCGAACGGATCGGCGGCGACCGCCTCTACCCGCTGCGTGTCCGTCTCCCGGAGCGGATCGAATCGTACGCCCTCGCGAAAGGGAAACGCGAGTACGTCGGCACACAGATCGCAGACCTTCGACAGGGCCGGGAACGTGATCTTCACCTCTCCATCTTCGAGCACGATCCGGTTCGTCCGGAATCGGTGACGGACACCCCGTCGATGGCCGAGATCGTCGGCGAGGAGCGCGAGATGGCTGACGCGTTCGACTTCCCCGGCGTCGCCCCCTCGCCGCCCGACCGTTGA